A section of the Mesorhizobium loti genome encodes:
- the fni gene encoding type 2 isopentenyl-diphosphate Delta-isomerase: MSDIALSRRKDDHLDIVLDRRTAPATVAAGWEYIRFEHCALPELDLTQIDLRASLLGKTMRAPLLISSMTGGMPRAEAINRHLSEAAQALGIAMCVGSQRVSLQSRNSQGLTRALRRLAPDIPLLANIGAAQLREADGLDLARRAVDALEADGLIVHLNALQEAVQPEGDRDWRGVLAQIARAARSVDVPIVAKEVGSGLSASVACALVESGVAVIDVAGAGGTNWAAVEGERARDAADRAVAMSFADWGIPTPASVQAVRRALPTVKLIASGGIRDGVDVAKAIRLGADTAGQAAGVLRAATVSTEAVVAHFEIVIRQLAVACFCTGSADLAALRQARLLPSAHLPAG; the protein is encoded by the coding sequence ATGAGCGACATCGCCCTGAGCCGGCGCAAGGACGACCATCTGGACATCGTGCTGGATCGGCGAACGGCGCCGGCCACGGTCGCCGCCGGCTGGGAGTACATCCGTTTCGAACACTGCGCATTGCCCGAGTTGGACCTGACGCAGATCGACCTGCGCGCCTCGCTGCTGGGCAAGACCATGCGCGCGCCGCTGCTGATCAGCTCGATGACCGGCGGCATGCCACGCGCCGAGGCCATCAACCGGCATCTGAGCGAGGCAGCGCAAGCCTTGGGGATCGCCATGTGCGTCGGTTCGCAGCGCGTGAGCCTGCAATCCCGCAACTCGCAGGGGCTGACGCGCGCGCTGCGCCGCCTGGCCCCAGACATTCCCTTGCTGGCCAATATCGGCGCCGCGCAACTGCGCGAGGCCGACGGCCTGGACCTGGCGCGCCGGGCGGTGGATGCGCTGGAGGCCGATGGACTCATCGTCCATCTCAATGCGCTGCAGGAAGCGGTACAGCCGGAGGGCGACCGGGACTGGCGCGGCGTCCTGGCGCAGATCGCTCGCGCCGCGCGCAGCGTGGACGTGCCGATTGTGGCCAAGGAAGTGGGGTCGGGCCTGTCCGCCTCTGTGGCCTGTGCGCTCGTCGAGTCGGGCGTGGCGGTGATCGATGTCGCCGGCGCCGGCGGCACCAATTGGGCCGCGGTGGAGGGCGAGCGCGCCCGCGATGCCGCCGACCGTGCAGTGGCGATGTCATTCGCCGACTGGGGGATTCCGACCCCGGCCAGCGTGCAGGCGGTACGTCGGGCGCTGCCAACGGTGAAGCTGATCGCGTCGGGCGGGATCCGCGACGGCGTGGACGTGGCCAAGGCCATCCGCCTGGGCGCGGACACCGCCGGGCAGGCGGCCGGCGTGCTGCGCGCGGCGACGGTGTCCACCGAGGCGGTTGTCGCACATTTCGAGATCGTCATCCGCCAGTTGGCCGTCGCCTGCTTCTGCACCGGCTCGGCTGATCTGGCGGCGTTGCGTCAGGCGCGCTTGTTGCCCTCGGCACATCTGCCCGCCGGTTGA
- a CDS encoding terpene synthase family protein, with the protein MIQTERALQQVLEWGRSLTGFADEHAVEAVRGGQYILQRIHPSLRDTSARTGRDPQDETLIVAFYRELALLFWLDDCNDLGLIAPEELAAVEQALRQGVPCALPGFEGCAVLRASLAALAYDRRDYAQLLDDTRCYCGALRAGHAQAAGAERWSYAEYLHNGIDSIAYTNVFCCLSLLWGLDMATLRARPAFRQVLRLICAIGRLQNDLHGRDKDRSAGEADNAAILLRQRYPAMPVVEFLNDELAGHTRMLHRVMAEERFPAPWGPLIEAMAAIRAQYYQPSTSRYRSDAAGGGQRAPA; encoded by the coding sequence ATGATCCAGACCGAACGCGCGCTGCAGCAGGTGCTGGAGTGGGGGCGGTCCCTGACAGGGTTCGCCGACGAGCATGCCGTGGAAGCGGTCAGGGGCGGCCAGTACATCTTGCAGCGCATCCACCCGAGCCTGCGCGACACCAGCGCCCGCACTGGCCGCGATCCGCAGGACGAAACGCTGATCGTGGCGTTCTATCGCGAACTGGCGCTGTTGTTCTGGCTCGACGATTGCAACGACCTTGGCCTGATCGCGCCGGAGGAGCTCGCCGCGGTGGAGCAGGCGCTGAGGCAGGGCGTGCCGTGCGCGCTCCCCGGATTCGAGGGCTGCGCTGTGCTGCGCGCTTCGCTGGCCGCGCTCGCCTACGATCGCCGCGACTATGCTCAGCTTCTCGACGATACCCGGTGCTACTGCGGGGCGCTGCGCGCCGGACACGCGCAGGCGGCAGGGGCGGAACGCTGGTCCTACGCCGAGTACCTGCACAACGGCATCGATTCGATCGCCTACACGAACGTGTTCTGTTGCCTATCGTTGCTGTGGGGGTTGGACATGGCGACCTTGCGCGCGCGTCCGGCGTTTCGCCAGGTCCTGCGGCTCATCTGCGCAATAGGGCGCCTGCAGAACGATCTGCATGGACGCGACAAGGACAGGTCGGCCGGCGAGGCCGACAACGCGGCGATCCTGCTGCGGCAGCGCTATCCGGCTATGCCTGTGGTGGAATTCCTCAACGACGAGCTGGCCGGCCACACGCGCATGCTGCACCGGGTGATGGCGGAAGAACGCTTTCCCGCGCCGTGGGGACCGTTGATCGAGGCCATGGCGGCCATCCGCGCGCAGTACTACCAGCCCTCTACCAGCCGCTACCGCAGCGACGCTGCGGGGGGAGGCCAGCGTGCGCCGGCCTAA
- a CDS encoding polyprenyl synthetase family protein: MQTDSTLHDDAQARGASGRLPPEIWMQDGARRVEQALARLLCAEDDGETELMAAMRYATLHGGKRTRALLCLATGALADTPAHMLDDVGAAIEMMHACTLVHDDLPAMDDDVLRRGLPTVHVKFGEATAILVGDALQAHAFLTLASLDAPGDNRIALVRELAQAVSAEGAAGGQAMDLSLVGKHVELDRIVAMHRMKSGALVRASVRMGALCAIAEDAAHAALYCALDRYSACFGLALQVVDDILDATADTATLGKTPGKDAAAQKPTCASIMGLQAARQLALDLLRDAGEAIAPLGTRAERLAQMLQRANAYLFKHAPCA, translated from the coding sequence ATGCAGACCGATTCCACGCTACACGACGACGCGCAGGCGCGCGGCGCATCCGGCAGGCTGCCGCCCGAGATCTGGATGCAGGACGGCGCAAGGCGGGTCGAACAGGCGCTGGCGCGTCTTCTCTGCGCCGAAGACGACGGTGAGACCGAGCTGATGGCGGCGATGCGCTACGCCACCTTGCATGGCGGAAAGCGCACCCGCGCCTTGCTCTGTCTGGCTACCGGCGCACTGGCCGACACGCCGGCGCACATGCTCGACGATGTCGGCGCCGCCATCGAGATGATGCACGCCTGTACCCTGGTCCACGACGACCTGCCCGCAATGGACGATGACGTGCTTCGCCGCGGCCTTCCGACCGTGCACGTCAAGTTCGGCGAAGCCACTGCGATCCTGGTCGGCGATGCGCTGCAGGCGCACGCCTTCCTGACCCTGGCGAGCCTGGATGCGCCGGGCGACAACCGTATCGCGCTCGTGCGCGAACTGGCGCAGGCGGTGTCCGCCGAGGGTGCCGCAGGCGGGCAGGCCATGGATCTGTCGCTGGTAGGAAAGCACGTCGAGCTGGACAGGATCGTGGCGATGCACCGGATGAAGAGCGGAGCACTAGTGCGCGCGTCCGTTCGCATGGGCGCGCTATGCGCCATCGCGGAGGATGCCGCCCATGCTGCGCTGTACTGTGCGCTCGATCGCTACTCCGCCTGTTTCGGCCTGGCGTTGCAGGTGGTCGACGACATTCTCGACGCGACAGCGGATACCGCGACGTTGGGCAAGACCCCCGGCAAGGACGCAGCGGCGCAGAAGCCGACCTGTGCGTCGATCATGGGGCTGCAGGCAGCGCGCCAGTTGGCGCTGGATCTGTTGCGCGACGCCGGGGAGGCCATCGCCCCGCTGGGAACGCGTGCAGAACGGTTGGCGCAGATGCTGCAGCGGGCCAACGCGTATCTGTTCAAGCACGCGCCATGCGCATGA
- a CDS encoding cytochrome P450, giving the protein MDMLLNPLDRRHRLRDDIPVVPGAFPLVGHLPAIVCDLPRLLRRAEWTLGSHFWLDFGPAGHLMTCVDPDAFALLRHKDVSSALIEEIAPELLGGTLVAQDGGAHRQARDAIKAAFLPKGLTQAGIGNLFAPVIQARVQAWRDRGDVTILRETGDLMLKLIFSLMGIPARDLPGWHRKYRQLLQLIVAPPVDLPGLPLRRGRAARDWIDAQLRQFVRDARAHAARTGLINDMVSAFDRGDDALSDDVLVANIRLLLLAGHDTTASTMAWMVIELARQPGLWDALVEEAQRVGAVPTRHPDLAQCPVAEALFRETLRVHPATTLLPRRALQELQLGQRRIPAGTPLCIPLLHLSTSALLHEAPDQFRLARWLQRTEPIRPVDMLQFGTGPHVCIGYHLVWLEMVQFCIALALTMHKAGVRPRLLSAAEKGRRYFPTAHPSMKIRIGFS; this is encoded by the coding sequence ATGGACATGCTGCTCAACCCGCTGGACCGTCGGCACCGGCTGCGGGACGACATCCCGGTTGTGCCCGGCGCTTTCCCCCTGGTCGGACATCTTCCCGCCATCGTATGCGACCTGCCACGCCTGTTGCGGCGCGCGGAATGGACGCTGGGCAGCCACTTCTGGCTGGATTTCGGCCCTGCCGGACACCTGATGACCTGTGTGGATCCGGATGCGTTTGCATTGCTCCGGCACAAGGACGTGTCCTCGGCGCTGATCGAAGAGATCGCGCCCGAATTGCTTGGCGGAACGTTGGTCGCCCAGGACGGCGGCGCGCACCGGCAGGCGCGCGACGCGATAAAGGCGGCGTTCCTGCCCAAGGGGCTGACCCAAGCCGGCATCGGCAACCTGTTCGCGCCCGTCATCCAGGCGCGGGTGCAGGCGTGGCGCGACCGCGGCGACGTAACCATCCTGCGCGAAACCGGCGACCTGATGCTCAAGCTCATCTTCAGCCTCATGGGAATCCCAGCGCGGGACCTGCCGGGATGGCATCGCAAATATCGGCAACTGCTGCAGTTGATCGTCGCGCCCCCGGTCGACCTGCCCGGACTGCCCTTGCGGCGCGGCCGCGCCGCCCGCGACTGGATCGACGCGCAGTTGCGCCAGTTCGTCCGCGACGCGCGCGCGCATGCCGCGCGCACTGGGTTGATCAATGACATGGTGAGCGCCTTCGATCGCGGCGACGATGCGCTTTCCGACGACGTCCTGGTCGCCAATATCCGCTTGCTGCTGCTTGCCGGTCACGACACCACCGCCTCGACGATGGCCTGGATGGTGATCGAGCTGGCGCGGCAGCCTGGGCTGTGGGACGCCCTGGTCGAGGAGGCGCAACGCGTGGGCGCGGTGCCGACCCGGCACCCGGACCTGGCGCAGTGTCCGGTCGCCGAGGCGCTGTTCCGCGAGACGCTGCGCGTGCATCCGGCGACCACGCTCCTGCCGCGTCGCGCGCTGCAGGAATTGCAACTCGGCCAACGGCGCATTCCCGCGGGCACCCCTCTGTGCATCCCGCTGCTGCATTTGTCGACCTCGGCGCTGCTGCACGAGGCGCCTGATCAGTTCCGCCTGGCGCGGTGGCTACAACGCACGGAGCCGATCCGGCCGGTGGACATGCTGCAGTTCGGTACCGGCCCACACGTCTGCATCGGTTACCACCTAGTATGGCTGGAAATGGTGCAGTTCTGCATCGCCTTGGCACTGACCATGCACAAGGCCGGGGTGCGGCCGCGGTTGCTGAGCGCCGCCGAAAAAGGTCGGCGCTATTTCCCGACCGCACATCCGTCCATGAAAATCCGCATCGGATTCTCATGA
- a CDS encoding SDR family oxidoreductase, whose protein sequence is MAVVTGAGAGIGKACALAIAREGGNVVVADIDGSAAVACTAQIAAEAGHALALAMDIADAQAVAALFETAERHFGGVDLLVNNASAMHLTPRDHTILDLDLAVWDQTMATNLRGTLLCCRQAIPRMIARGGGAIVNMSSCQGLSGDTAQTSYAASKAAMNMLSASLATQYGHAQIRCNAVAPGLIMTERLLAKLDERMQRHLSRHQLLQRVGRPEDVAALVAFLLSDDAAFITGQVLCIDGGMLAHVPTYADGGNSRAARPAGDTAKAAAAPRC, encoded by the coding sequence GTGGCCGTGGTGACCGGCGCCGGCGCCGGCATCGGCAAGGCATGCGCCCTCGCCATCGCGCGCGAGGGCGGCAACGTGGTGGTGGCCGACATTGATGGCTCGGCGGCCGTCGCCTGCACCGCGCAGATCGCGGCCGAAGCGGGCCACGCGCTGGCCCTGGCCATGGACATCGCCGATGCGCAGGCGGTGGCAGCGCTGTTCGAGACGGCGGAGCGGCACTTCGGTGGGGTCGACCTGCTGGTGAACAACGCGAGCGCCATGCATCTGACACCGCGTGACCACACGATCCTCGACCTGGACCTGGCGGTCTGGGATCAGACCATGGCGACCAATCTGCGCGGCACGCTGCTCTGCTGCCGGCAGGCCATCCCACGAATGATCGCCCGCGGCGGTGGCGCGATCGTCAACATGTCGTCGTGCCAGGGGCTCAGCGGTGACACCGCGCAGACGTCCTACGCCGCGTCGAAGGCGGCGATGAACATGCTGTCGGCCTCGCTCGCCACCCAGTACGGTCATGCGCAGATCCGCTGCAACGCGGTTGCGCCGGGTCTCATCATGACCGAGCGTCTCCTCGCCAAGCTGGACGAGCGCATGCAACGGCATCTGAGCCGGCACCAACTCCTGCAACGCGTCGGCCGCCCCGAGGACGTGGCCGCGCTGGTGGCGTTCCTGCTCTCCGACGATGCTGCGTTCATCACCGGCCAGGTCCTGTGCATCGACGGCGGCATGCTGGCGCATGTGCCGACGTACGCCGACGGTGGCAACAGCCGCGCCGCGCGGCCTGCCGGCGACACCGCCAAAGCGGCCGCGGCGCCCCGCTGCTGA
- a CDS encoding cytochrome P450, translating into MDVQETTAACRDAFAELASPACIHDPYPFMRWLREHDPVHRAASGLFLLSRHADIYWALKATGDAFRGPAPGELARYFPRAATSLSLNLLASTLAMKDPPTHTRLRRLISRDFTMRQIDNLRPSIARIVAARLDGMAPALERGEAVDLHWEFALALPMLVFAELFGMPQDDMFGLAAGIGAILEGLSPHASDPQLAAADAASARVQAYFGDLIQRKRTDPRNDIVSMMVGAHDDDADKLSDAELISMLWGMLLGGFATTAATIDHAVLAMLAYPEQRHWLQGDAVGVKAFVEEVLRCDAPAMFSSIPRIAQRDIELGGVVIPKNADVRVLIAAGNRDPDAFADPDRFNPARFYGTTPGMSTDGKIMLSFGHGIHFCLGAQLARVQLAESLPRIQARFPTLALVEQPTREPSAFLRTFRALPVRLHEGG; encoded by the coding sequence ATGGACGTGCAAGAAACCACGGCAGCATGCCGGGACGCCTTCGCCGAACTGGCGTCGCCAGCGTGCATCCACGATCCGTATCCGTTCATGCGGTGGTTGCGCGAGCACGATCCGGTGCATCGTGCGGCGTCGGGCCTCTTTCTATTGAGCCGCCACGCCGACATCTACTGGGCGCTCAAGGCCACGGGCGATGCGTTTCGGGGACCGGCGCCGGGCGAACTGGCGCGCTATTTCCCTCGTGCGGCGACCAGCCTGTCACTCAATCTGCTGGCGTCCACGCTAGCGATGAAGGACCCACCGACGCATACGCGTCTGCGCCGGCTGATCTCGCGCGATTTCACCATGCGCCAGATCGACAACCTGCGGCCGAGCATCGCGCGCATCGTCGCAGCGCGCCTGGACGGCATGGCGCCCGCGCTGGAGCGCGGGGAGGCGGTGGACCTGCATTGGGAATTCGCGCTGGCCTTGCCCATGCTGGTCTTCGCCGAACTGTTCGGCATGCCCCAGGACGACATGTTCGGGCTCGCCGCCGGCATCGGCGCCATTCTGGAAGGCCTGAGCCCACACGCCAGCGATCCTCAGCTCGCCGCGGCGGACGCGGCCAGCGCCAGGGTGCAGGCCTACTTCGGCGACCTCATACAGCGCAAGCGCACCGATCCCCGCAACGACATCGTGTCGATGATGGTCGGCGCGCACGACGACGATGCCGACAAGCTGTCGGATGCGGAGTTGATCAGCATGCTGTGGGGCATGCTTCTAGGCGGCTTCGCCACCACTGCTGCGACCATCGACCATGCGGTCCTGGCGATGCTGGCGTATCCCGAACAGCGGCACTGGCTGCAGGGAGACGCCGTGGGGGTGAAGGCATTCGTCGAAGAAGTCCTGCGCTGCGACGCGCCTGCCATGTTCAGCTCCATTCCGCGTATCGCCCAGCGCGACATCGAACTGGGCGGCGTGGTGATCCCGAAGAACGCGGACGTGCGCGTGCTCATCGCGGCCGGCAATCGCGACCCGGACGCCTTCGCCGACCCCGACCGCTTCAATCCCGCGCGGTTCTACGGCACCACTCCTGGCATGTCGACCGACGGGAAGATCATGCTGAGCTTCGGCCACGGCATCCACTTCTGCCTCGGTGCGCAACTTGCCCGGGTGCAGTTGGCCGAGAGCCTGCCGCGGATCCAGGCGCGCTTCCCCACGCTGGCATTGGTCGAGCAGCCGACCCGGGAGCCCTCCGCGTTCCTTAGGACGTTTCGCGCGCTGCCGGTGCGGCTGCATGAGGGGGGCTGA
- a CDS encoding cytochrome P450, with protein MTEQSLPTLPMWRVDHIEPSPEMLALRANGPIHRVRFPSGHEGWWVTGYDEAKAALSDAAFRPAGMPPAAFTPDSVILGSPGWLVSHEGGEHARLRTIVAPAFSNRRVKVLAQQVEAIAAQLFETLAVQPQPADLKRHLSFPLPAMVISALMGVLYEDHAFFAGLSDEVMTHQHESGPRSASRLAWEELRAYIRGKMWDKRQDPGDNLLTDLLAAVEQGNATEEEAIGLAAGMLVAGHESTVAQIEFGLLAMFRHPQQRERLVGDPSLVDKAVEEILRMYPPGAGWDGIMRYPRTDVTIAGVHIPAESKVLVGLPATSFDPRHFDDPEIFDIGRDENPHLTFSHGPHYCIGMALARLELKVVVGSIFQRFPALRLAVAPEELKLRKEIITGGFEELPVLW; from the coding sequence ATGACCGAACAATCCTTGCCGACGCTGCCGATGTGGCGCGTCGATCACATCGAGCCCTCGCCTGAGATGTTGGCGCTACGCGCCAACGGTCCGATCCACCGCGTGCGCTTCCCCTCCGGGCACGAAGGCTGGTGGGTGACAGGCTACGACGAGGCCAAGGCGGCGCTGTCCGACGCGGCGTTCCGGCCGGCGGGAATGCCGCCGGCGGCATTCACCCCGGATTCGGTGATTCTCGGTTCGCCGGGGTGGCTGGTCTCGCACGAGGGGGGCGAGCATGCCCGGTTACGCACGATCGTGGCGCCGGCCTTCAGCAACCGCAGGGTGAAGGTGCTCGCGCAGCAGGTCGAGGCGATCGCCGCGCAGTTGTTCGAGACGCTGGCGGTCCAGCCCCAGCCCGCCGACCTGAAGCGCCACCTCTCCTTTCCGCTGCCGGCCATGGTCATCAGCGCGCTGATGGGCGTGCTCTACGAGGATCACGCCTTTTTCGCCGGGCTGTCCGACGAAGTGATGACGCACCAGCATGAAAGCGGCCCGCGCAGCGCGTCGCGCCTGGCCTGGGAAGAACTGCGCGCCTACATTCGCGGCAAGATGTGGGACAAGCGCCAGGATCCGGGCGACAACCTGCTGACGGATCTGCTCGCGGCGGTCGAGCAGGGCAATGCGACCGAGGAAGAGGCGATAGGCCTGGCGGCGGGCATGCTGGTGGCGGGGCACGAGAGCACGGTCGCGCAGATCGAATTCGGCCTGCTGGCCATGTTCCGCCATCCGCAACAGCGCGAACGCCTGGTCGGCGATCCATCCCTGGTGGATAAGGCGGTGGAGGAAATCCTGCGCATGTACCCGCCGGGCGCGGGCTGGGACGGCATCATGCGCTATCCGAGGACCGACGTGACTATCGCGGGCGTGCATATTCCCGCGGAGAGCAAGGTGCTGGTCGGCCTGCCGGCGACGTCGTTCGATCCGCGCCATTTCGACGACCCGGAAATCTTCGACATCGGCCGCGACGAAAATCCGCACCTGACGTTCTCCCACGGGCCGCACTACTGCATCGGCATGGCGCTGGCCAGGCTGGAACTCAAGGTGGTGGTCGGTTCGATCTTCCAGCGCTTTCCCGCGCTGCGCCTGGCCGTGGCGCCCGAAGAACTGAAGTTGCGCAAGGAGATCATCACTGGCGGGTTCGAGGAGTTGCCGGTGCTCTGGTAA
- a CDS encoding UvrD-helicase domain-containing protein: MIANATRLVETGRYQSTYALILADEFQDISEPSANLIKALKHQKAFTKIFAVGDDWQSIYRFAGSDITIFTQFEANFGASWQGQLEQTYRCNQLIAETAASFVQRNPAQLKKSVRSTRPPVARSIRVVPIENERGKPDFGVACWRLLKRLDAVLGGRSEQWRGDGRQKLKVMVLWRYNRKRSFPRTLTALATTDRFQTDASGQAAAALRKLKGRRSSIATFSGR, from the coding sequence ATGATCGCCAATGCGACGCGCCTCGTGGAAACTGGGCGGTACCAGAGCACCTATGCCCTGATCCTCGCCGATGAGTTCCAGGACATTTCCGAGCCGAGTGCAAACCTCATCAAGGCGCTGAAGCACCAGAAGGCGTTCACCAAGATCTTCGCCGTCGGTGACGACTGGCAGTCCATCTATCGCTTTGCAGGCTCCGACATCACCATTTTCACGCAGTTCGAGGCAAACTTCGGCGCAAGCTGGCAGGGCCAGCTCGAGCAGACCTATCGCTGCAACCAGCTCATCGCCGAGACTGCCGCGAGCTTCGTGCAGCGCAATCCGGCGCAACTGAAAAAGTCAGTGCGGTCGACACGGCCCCCCGTCGCTCGATCGATCCGTGTCGTTCCGATAGAGAACGAGCGGGGGAAGCCCGACTTCGGCGTCGCCTGCTGGCGGCTGCTGAAGCGTCTCGACGCTGTCCTCGGCGGTCGCTCGGAGCAATGGCGCGGCGATGGGCGCCAGAAGCTCAAGGTGATGGTGCTCTGGCGCTACAATCGTAAGCGCTCATTTCCCCGCACATTGACGGCCCTTGCAACAACTGATCGCTTTCAGACGGACGCGTCGGGTCAGGCTGCGGCGGCTTTGAGGAAGTTGAAGGGCAGGAGATCGTCGATAGCCACGTTCTCGGGGCGCTGA
- the tnpC gene encoding IS66 family transposase, whose protein sequence is MNRPGEPTVEELMARIAALQAQNRQLADRVVKLEEELALARLHRFAPKSEKHIDRLFNEAEQAADEDDADGEDDDVADLPDTGLPVVESKTGKKRGRKALPENLPRERVEYDLPDDQKACPCCAGQMHRMGETVTEQLHIEVKAKVLQNVRFKYACRHCDRTGISTPVVIAPMPAQPLPGSIATASTLAFALVHKYVDGTPLYRLAQAFERAGVPVSRGALGHWVIGSSEKHLSRIYDALKLRLRSQPLIHGDETTVQVLKEMDREAASTSYMWAYRSGQDSDEPIVLLDYQPGRGQIHPQAFLGHYHGIVMSDGYSAWRTLEGATHIGCMAHSRRRFVDALKARKKGGGPPEQALRFFEQLYRVERQARNEKPDKGETRDHCIRRFRQQHSVPILNALKAWLDDIAPKVLPDSKLGDAVSYTLNQWGYLTRYTEDGSMPIDNNLLERDIRIFATGRKSWLFSDTVDGAKASAVIYSLMLTCRACGVEPLAWLRHVLTELPQRPENVAIDDLLPFNFLKAAAA, encoded by the coding sequence ATGAATCGACCCGGCGAACCGACTGTTGAAGAGTTGATGGCGCGTATTGCTGCGCTGCAGGCGCAGAACCGTCAACTCGCCGACCGCGTCGTCAAGCTCGAGGAAGAGCTGGCGCTTGCACGACTGCATCGTTTTGCGCCGAAGAGCGAAAAGCACATTGATCGTCTCTTCAATGAAGCCGAACAGGCCGCGGATGAGGATGACGCCGACGGCGAAGATGACGATGTCGCCGACCTTCCGGATACTGGATTGCCAGTGGTCGAAAGCAAGACCGGAAAGAAGCGCGGCCGCAAGGCCTTGCCGGAAAACCTGCCGCGCGAGCGTGTCGAGTATGACCTTCCCGACGATCAGAAGGCGTGTCCTTGCTGCGCCGGCCAGATGCATCGCATGGGCGAGACCGTTACCGAGCAGCTTCATATCGAGGTGAAGGCGAAGGTCCTGCAGAATGTGCGGTTCAAGTATGCCTGCCGTCATTGCGACCGCACCGGGATCAGCACGCCGGTCGTGATCGCGCCGATGCCCGCGCAACCTTTGCCGGGCAGCATCGCCACGGCCTCGACGCTGGCCTTCGCGCTCGTTCATAAGTATGTCGACGGCACACCGCTCTACCGCCTGGCGCAGGCATTCGAGCGCGCCGGCGTTCCTGTCAGCCGAGGCGCTCTGGGCCACTGGGTGATCGGCTCGAGCGAAAAGCATCTCTCCCGCATCTATGACGCGCTGAAGCTGCGGCTCAGATCGCAGCCCCTCATCCATGGTGACGAGACCACGGTCCAGGTGCTGAAGGAAATGGACAGAGAGGCCGCCAGCACGTCATATATGTGGGCTTACCGGAGCGGCCAGGACAGTGACGAGCCGATCGTGCTGCTCGATTATCAGCCAGGCCGCGGCCAGATACACCCGCAGGCCTTCCTCGGCCATTACCACGGCATAGTGATGAGCGATGGCTATTCCGCCTGGCGCACGCTGGAGGGGGCAACGCATATTGGATGCATGGCCCATTCGAGGCGGCGCTTCGTCGATGCCCTAAAGGCGAGGAAGAAAGGCGGCGGCCCGCCGGAACAGGCGCTCCGCTTCTTCGAACAGCTCTATCGGGTTGAAAGGCAGGCGCGGAACGAAAAACCGGACAAGGGCGAAACGCGAGATCACTGCATTCGCCGCTTCCGCCAGCAACATAGTGTCCCCATCCTCAATGCTCTTAAGGCATGGCTCGACGACATCGCCCCAAAAGTCTTGCCGGACAGCAAGCTCGGCGACGCCGTGTCCTACACCCTGAACCAATGGGGATATCTGACGCGTTACACCGAGGACGGCAGCATGCCGATCGACAACAATCTTCTCGAGCGCGACATCAGGATTTTTGCAACCGGCAGGAAGAGTTGGTTGTTCAGCGATACTGTCGACGGAGCCAAGGCCAGCGCTGTCATCTACAGCCTGATGTTGACCTGCCGCGCCTGTGGCGTCGAGCCGTTAGCGTGGTTGCGCCACGTCCTCACTGAACTGCCTCAGCGCCCCGAGAACGTGGCTATCGACGATCTCCTGCCCTTCAACTTCCTCAAAGCCGCCGCAGCCTGA
- the tnpB gene encoding IS66 family insertion sequence element accessory protein TnpB (TnpB, as the term is used for proteins encoded by IS66 family insertion elements, is considered an accessory protein, since TnpC, encoded by a neighboring gene, is a DDE family transposase.): protein MFRLGADLKVYLHREPIDFRAGINSLAVLVQETMALDPFAPAVFAFCNRRRDRMKLLFFDRSGFVLVLKRLTEDKFRWPRREAAVVTLTTEQLHWILDGIDIDAMVRHPVRQYQVAG from the coding sequence ATGTTCAGACTGGGCGCTGACCTGAAAGTCTACCTGCACCGCGAGCCGATCGACTTCCGGGCCGGCATCAACAGCCTTGCGGTCCTGGTCCAAGAGACGATGGCGCTCGATCCGTTTGCTCCGGCGGTTTTTGCGTTCTGCAATCGCCGTCGCGACCGGATGAAACTCTTGTTCTTTGACCGGTCGGGCTTTGTGCTGGTCCTGAAGCGGCTGACCGAGGACAAGTTCCGGTGGCCGCGCCGGGAGGCAGCGGTGGTCACGCTTACGACCGAGCAATTGCACTGGATTCTCGACGGCATCGATATCGATGCGATGGTCCGCCATCCGGTGCGGCAATATCAGGTTGCCGGTTGA